Part of the Quercus robur chromosome 5, dhQueRobu3.1, whole genome shotgun sequence genome, CTTGCCACTTCCTTGATCACAAATGGTACTTAAATTTAACACAACACAACAATTGGCTAGTACTTAAACTTAACATAACGAAACAACATAGCCAATGAATTTTAGTGGCAACttcataaacaaaataaaacaaataaaccaaatcaaaagttttaatgGCAACTCCATAAAAAGAAGAGGAGAgaaataaacaaaaccaaaagtttTCACAACTCTTCTTGTAATTGCCATAAATGATCAACGAGATTCTTTTGGAGTTGAGAATGAACTTCTTTATCCATAATGCGTTGATGAACTTGAATGAACTCCGAAAATTCAAATTGTCCGCTCATGTGACATTGGTGTACatgaaatctcatcaatttGTTCATAATCGAAGTCCACTGCTTCAGCTTCATCTCGCTCATTTTCAATAATCATGTTATGAAGAATTATGCATGCTTTCATAATGTCATGTAGTGTTTCTTGATAGAAAAACTGTGCAGGTCTACGTACAATTGCAAATCGTGCTTGAAGCACTCCAAATGCACGTTCTACATCCTTCCTATATGCCTTCTGagtttttgcaaataattttcttttatctccgAATGGAGATGAGATTTTCTTCACAAATGTTGACCATTTTGGATATATACCATCAGCAAGATAGTATCTTATTGTGTAATCATGACCATTGACTGAGTAATTAACTGCAGGAGCACGTCCTTATGCAAGCTCAGAAAATAAATGAGACCGCTCCAACACGTTAATATCATTATTGGACCTAGGTAATCCAAAAAATGAGTGCCATATCCAAAGTTATATGAAGCCACTGCTTCCAAAATAATAGTTGGCTGACGAACATGACCACAATTCATCCCTTTCCATGCAGTTGGacaattttttcatttccaATGCATGCAATCAATACTTCCCAACATGCTTAGAAATCCACGGTTTTGGCTATGGGCTAACAATCTAGCGATGTCTTCATTGTTTGGTGACCTCAAGTGTTGCTCTGAGAAAATAGCAACCACTgttgcaacaaatttttttaaactcatCATTGCAGTGCTTTCGGCTATTCTCAcatattcatccaaaaaatcaGCTGTTACTCCATAAGCAAGCATCCTAAGTGCAGCGGTCATCTTTTGAAGGGGAGATAGACTAAGCTTTTTggcattatttcttttttggataaaataagGTTCGTGAGCTTCTACCTTAGATAGGATTCGGAGAAAAAGAGAACGTCTCATTCGAAATCTCCTTCGAAATACTTTGGGAGGATATATAGGTTCTTTAGCAAAGTAGTCATCATAAAGCCGTTTATGGCCTGCCAAATGATTACGGTCGATATACTGACGACGCTTACGTTGTGATGTCTCACCCATGAGAAGTTTTATAATTATCTCATCTTCATCTGAGTCATCATCAAgcaattcacaaaaaaaaaaaaaaaaaacgacccATGGAGATAAACTAGAAGAAAACATTGGAAAGCAATTATCAATATAGATGCAAGAAACATAATATGAAATGAAATCAATAACTTTAAAAGAAGGTTTGATCATTAtgtaaagaatataaaattttctttaaatacaaACGTGACCTAAGATGAGATCCTCTCCTATCTTCTTCTAGCACTTAAGAATTGTAAACCAATGGATACATTTCAGCAACAATTAGAAGAGCCCAAGAGTCAAGACAAGCAtagaaactaaaagaaaataaaaccaaatcagCACCAATAGCACAGCAGCAACAATAgcaaaataaggttgaaacaatagaaaatataaCCAAATCAGCACCAATAGCACAGCAGCGTTAATAgcaaaataaggttgaaacaaTAGATACatataaacttattttctttAGCACATGAAGTTGGATTTGGTGGAGGCATGAGGAAGAATGAACAAGCTAACCTACTGTTGCCACTATTTTTACCAGCTGCTCCCACTCTACCCTTGTTTTGATTATGAGATATGCTAGTGTTGTAAAATTGAAAACCCCTTTTTAGACTTTTCCTTTATTCTCTTTTTGACTGGATAGTCAGGACTCAGGAGCAAGTTTTAATTTCTATGTTCTTTTGCTACCTTTTATGGCAACTTCCCTCCCtccaagttttatatatatatatgtgggaaATTAACAAAGACAGCCATTGATAGGCTCCATCATGGATTTCACCTAAGAAATTACCTataaattaatagaaaaaatagaattCCTTCAATGAAGGTTGCAGCCATTAATCAGCTGTTTaatccccttttttttgggggggggggggggatgagGAACATAAATTCATTGCCACAAGAAAATGAAGTACAACAGGAAAGGCAAAACAAAGGAAAGAGATACCTAGCTACCATCCTGCCATCACAGAAACAACAACCAAAGATAGATCCTTCCAAACTACAAAAGATTTACTTTACAAGCACAAGCCAACTAATAATAACCAAATCAGCACCAATAGCACAGCAGCGTCAATAgcaaaataaggttgaaacaaTAGATACATATAACCAAATCAGCACCAATAGCACACCAACATTAAGCATGACAGTAATATAAGCTAAAATGTTAggattacataataaaatacaCGACATTTTAGAGATTGCATCCACCAGTCTTCAAACACTTACTCCAAAAACTATGGATCCCACAGCATATCATAGTGGACAACGAATCAAAATAATTGAATCTCATATACTTACAGTTCTCAAGGAAACCATAAAGCTTAAGGTAGAGCTTCTCTTATTTTAGAAATGCATCATTCTACTTTGATCTAGCAGTTTCAGTTTCTtgagaaattttaattaagcttaGTTAATAATCTCTTCTAAGTGCTCATACAATCAGAAATTACTTTCACAGTAGAACATTATTGGTCTTATTATGTTGTCCATGCACAAAAGAAATTCATTTATTTCCtattcccttctttctttttcttcatttaaaattttccggaaaaaaTACCATTACATATAGGCAGTAAAGTAACTATTCATTTTTCTAGACATTAttctttgtgaaaatgttaacaTGAACCGCTCTAATTAGCTGATACacattattatataaattaaagcTTGTATAATATCATGTTCGACTATATTATAACATATATAAGTAAGCATGTTAGGCAGAGCACGCAAAGGTccccaaaaaaagtaaaaacctcATGGTAGAACTCTAAAATGACAGTAATATAAGCTAATATAAGTAATATAGAAAATACATGACATTTTATATAAGCTAAAATGTTAggattacataataaaatagtCTAGACCTTTTGCTAAGATcacaatttacatatttaagGCCTAAAATCAGCTACATCCAAAAAATGCCACAAAATACATATCAAGGCCTACAGTAAGTtcctaccaaaaaaagaaaaaaaaaaaaaaaaaaaaaaaaaaggcctacaATAAGTTACTACCAAAATAAGGTTGAAATAAGACATCCCCAACATCATCTCAACCCAACGAACTACTTGATCTTTGTTTTGCAaggattttctttttgagtCCATCATAAAAAGTTCTTTGGTCTTCATTCATGCCACTTGTGTCTAGCATCATAATTCTTTCATTCTCTTTCAACTCTTTCAAGCAAACCTTTTCCGCTTTGAGACgaactctctctttttcttgtgCATAAGATTCGTcaagcattttctttttctttttcaaatattcCGTTGCAACATTTTTCCCGTCATCTTTTCTCTTTCGATTAGCCTTTTCAGCTTTTCTACCTATTGGCCTCTCGAAATTCATAGTGTCACCAACCCCCCCTCCTTGATCTATTGAATCTGGAGTTTGAGGCATTTCTTTTCTTGAATCTTCCCTAGGCATAGTAGATGCCCACTTGGGAAAATCCTTCAACATTTGCTAACAATGTTCATATAGAAAAAAGTAACCATATAATTCTTTAAATAATTCCCTTGCTTTgtcaatctaaaaaaaattaaataaatataacataattagtttcttcaatcatttcatTTGTGttgtaaatctaaaaaaattaaagaccaTTGCAAAATTTATACCTTCATTTCAGCAGTGGTTCCACTTTCATTCTTTGCTTCAATTTTAGTTAAGGAACCACAAAATTTAACTGTTTCCCTATTAATCAGTCCCCATCGGCTTGTTAGGGATGAAATACTACGTGTAGAGTCAATCCTGTGGTCCTTGAAGTATTTTGCAACTTTGCCGTAAAACGTTGTTTTATGTTGCTCATTACCATTCACAGGATCGATACTGGTATTGAGCCATGCTGCTACAAGCAGCTTGTCTTCCTCAGGATTGAAGCCGACACCACATGATGTTTTTTTCTTAGAAGTGGCAACTTCATCATCCAGTGAAGAATCTTGGACTAACACAGGACTATTTTCAGATAAACTGAAAAGTTCGTCCTCACTATTAATATTCCCCCGTAAGACATCAGTGAACGATGAATACTGTCTTGAGTCCATGCTCTAAATGCTGGAATTAGAATTTAGAGCATGGACTATTAAAATTTCATAGTGTCTAATAGATTATTCGTAGTGTCTCATAGCCTAGATGCTAGAACTAGAATTTAGAATCCGTAGTGTCTCATAAATTTGCATCCAAGTAATCATTCGGTAAtgcaaaagaattgaaaaaaaaattttaaataacacagCACACAACACACAGCACATATGAACTAAATAACGAAATACCAAGAATAGATGTAGACACCGAAATACCAAGAATCATAGAAAAGATGGAGAACTTACCTGTACGGTGAATCGGCGATAGTGATACCGAGATGAACTTCTGATCAACGATACCGAGATGAACTTCCGATCGGCGATACCAAGTTTGAACTGGGAATCAGCGACTTTGAGATGAACTGAACTGATTCGGTGTGTGAGATCATAGAACAATGGGTAGATCgccaaaaaaaatgtaagaaagggggaaaaaaaaccgaTGAGCCTGATTTTTTATAGATCAGTGATGGTGGAATTTGTAGGATGGTAGAAAGTAAATCGGTGGTGGCTCAAATTGAACTGCGAATCGGCGACATTGAGATGAACTTTCGATTCGGTGTATCAGATCATAGAACAGAGAGAAGagagcgaaaaaaaaaaaaaaaaaaaaaaaaaaaaaaaaaaaaaaaaaaaaaaaaaaaaaaaaaaaccggtgAACCTGATTTTTATATATCAGTGATGGTAGAGAGGAAGTTGAAGGGAGTATGGGAGAGAGCAAGATGGCGGTGTGAAGCAGCAAAGAGCAAAAGGGAGAAGAAAAGAGTGTGTGGGAGAGTGTAGATGGTGAGGCAGAAAAGGAGCGACTGTGAACATGAAAgaggaaattatattttaattggtatcagagggaaagacaaataaaataataataaacagaAATGGCATTCCAGTCCGTACCATGCAAAAAATGAAAGTGTACTGTAGCATGTTCCAAATTTTTAGCACATATAGCACACTTCATGATGCtgtgtttttggtgtttagtgtgtcaaatgccaaaaatttggcatttgatACACCTGATGAGAGTGCTCTTAGCTATTAATTAGTCAATATGTTCactttatttacaaaaatgcaactaatgattttttaataatcaaatgctaactttatttgaaaatttttttaaaacgtaaatatattaaatccattatattatatttttatatattaatatttatttattagtgatAATCTGTAACAGTAAAAAACGGTACGTAGAAATagatttttatcaaaatatttcattccaatACAAGACAGTATTCGTAACATTGATTTGAAGTCAGATTTTGCAACTCCAATGCATTCAAAGTCAAAAAATACTGCAGTAAGCACCCATAAAAGGATCATGTTGACAGAAAGAAACCGTGGCACTAAGCCTCAGAAAATGCTTGTAGGCCTCAAAGAGTACACATGTCACCTAGGGGAAAGCAGCAGACCCGGGATGAAATTCTTGGTCGCATATTGCTCAAAGTGAAAGTGCTACCGACCTTGAAAGCAGTAAAAGACACTGTCAGAACCACAATGTAGGCTAAAATGGCTGTCGTCTCctttttcagatttttaaaaCTTCTGACAAGATTTCACAAAAATCAATCCACAGAAATCTTTTAAGGACTTCGAACAACAAGACCCAAAAAGAGACGTCCACATTGGAGCCATAACGCGCCGCCACGCGCGGTCACAAATTCTCAACGACCTGTGGGTTTTTCATTTAAATCTGCACAAATCTgagaaaatttttacaaaaccggTGCCACCACTAGATCCATCGGCCCACGGTCTACAAAACCTAAAATTTTCAAGACCAAAAACGGCTGCACGCACCCCACGCGAAGCCACGATCTCTCAACGACCCGCGGCTAGTCCTTCAAATCTGTGCAAATCTGATCACAATTTTACAAAACTGACACTACAGGGGTCTTGTACGGCCTTAGAACTACAAAACCTGAAAATTTCAGGCCCAGAAACACAAACACGCACTGCCACGCGCCTCCAGAAGGTCCGGAAATCTCTGCCTCAAACGAACACGTACTCCCACGCGCCTCCATTTTATTTCACGCGCTTACACGCGCCGGCAGATTTCTCACACGTGTCACGCGCTTCCACGCGCCATACTCTGACACGCGCCCACCAGCTCTATGACGTCATCCTACACCAACAGGTTTGACCCGGACCGACCTGGAAATTGACCCGGATCCGAACcgctgcaaaaaaaaaaaaaaaaaaaaaaaggaagaagagagagagaaaatgcttTGACCAAGTAGACCTTTAACTTTgaccaaaaagtcaaaattttaaaaaaggacCTGTCCCACTCAGTTTTTCGagtacattccgattttgggaTCCATTTTTTCATTCGAAACTCAGAAATTGCGCAAACGTccaatttctagaaaattgacTTTTGCATAAAtattgaccaaaagtcaaaatttttaagaaaggTCTGTCTTGCTCAATTTTTCgcatacattccaattttggagTCCGTTCCATCATTTGAGACTCGGAAATTGCACAAATGACTCAATTCCAAGATAGTTGACTTTTTATGTTGAAGTTTACTCAAAGTCAAGATTTTCAAGCCAGActtatcttgctcagttttttgCGACTTTGAAATCACCAATCTAACCCACATCTTCGAAGTATTGACGGTGTCCAAAACTTAAGCTCCCAagatcaaaatttgagattcatccATTTAATTTGAATCCCCTCCGGGTTATCCTCCAAACTTCATCAAGGCTTCCCTTTTAAAGAACAGATGAACTCTCACAAGTGTGTCTTAAacttaaaattacattttgtcaCTACTTCAGCCTACAATTCCCGTTCAATGCCTACCTGTAACACCCCgacccaatttttataattaaattatgtgtttaagtggttaagtattattaatattttaagccactttctttttataattaacATAAAAGTATTTAATAAGCATATTATTTCATAATGCCATTGAATGagaattgtaaagattataaataattgaaatgactatttgtattataaatatatacttaatatgtgcaaaactatattaagtggttaaattatgatatatatatatatatatatatgtgtgtgtgtgtgtgtgtgtgtgtgtgtgtgtgtatgcaaagtgatattatttttgtagaaaagtgtgagtgtgaatgcaagaaattattttggtaGAAAAGTGAGTGTGAATGCAAGAAAGTTGAAAAGATGAGTTATCCTCCCTTTCCTTAGCAATATACGTATGTCACCCAAGATATTTTGCCCAAGATATTTTGCTTGACTTCTTGACTACACCAAGAGGTTCATCTCTTATTCTTCTTTCCATATTCCTTTTCTTTGTCTTATTTCTTTGTTCTTTCCTTGTACTTACACGACAACACTGTAGGATtatatctccttaaagagaATTTTATGTGGCTCACATTTGAGTGAAGATGAAACTCATGTCTTAAGTTTCTTATTTCATGTCTTAACTTTCCTATTTGTGAAAGTTACATGTTAGATGTAACATCCTTTAGTAACTCTCAAATGGTGTAACCCATTTGGTTAATAAACACCATGAAGTTACAACTTTTAAGCTCCTTGATGGAAGGAGAGTTATGGAAATCTTCATTTAAAAGGGTCCCTAGTCTAGCTTATATATATGGCCT contains:
- the LOC126728652 gene encoding uncharacterized protein LOC126728652, encoding MTAALRMLAYGVTADFLDEYVRIAESTAMMSLKKFVATVVAIFSEQHLRSPNNEDIARLLAHSQNRGFLSMLGINYSVNGHDYTIRYYLADGIYPKWSTFVKKISSPFGDKRKLFAKTQKAYRKDVERAFGVLQARFAIVRRPAQFFYQETLHDIMKACIILHNMIIENERDEAEAVDFDYEQIDEISCTPMSHERTI
- the LOC126728653 gene encoding uncharacterized protein LOC126728653 yields the protein MDSRQYSSFTDVLRGNINSEDELFSLSENSPVLVQDSSLDDEVATSKKKTSCGVGFNPEEDKLLVAAWLNTSIDPVNGNEQHKTTFYGKVAKYFKDHRIDSTRSISSLTSRWGLINRETVKFCGSLTKIEAKNESGTTAEMKQMLKDFPKWASTMPREDSRKEMPQTPDSIDQGGGVGDTMNFERPIGRKAEKANRKRKDDGKNVATEYLKKKKKMLDESYAQEKERVRLKAEKVCLKELKENERIMMLDTSGMNEDQRTFYDGLKKKILAKQRSSSSLG